In the Nicotiana tabacum cultivar K326 chromosome 16, ASM71507v2, whole genome shotgun sequence genome, one interval contains:
- the LOC142170513 gene encoding uncharacterized protein LOC142170513, with protein sequence MKNLKEGGGEKKLFRLAKVRERKVHDLDQVKCIKDGDGRVLLDEAHIRRRWQTYFHILFNKEGDMNIVLGELKHSKSCQDFGYCRRIKVEEIKEAMCRMSRGREIELDKILVEFWKSADRVGLEWLTELFNVIYDEKDVRGVEVEYDDPIVQKKR encoded by the coding sequence ATGAAGAACTTGAAAGAAGGGGGAGGGGAGAAGAAGTTGTTCAGGCTAGCTAAGGTGAGAGAAAGGAAGGTCCATGAcctggaccaagtgaagtgcatcaaggacggAGATGGaagagttttgttggatgaggcACATATTCGtcggagatggcagacttacttccATATACTCTTTAACAAAGAGGGGGACATGAACATTGTGTTGGGTGAATTGAAACACTCCAAGAGTtgtcaagactttgggtattgtagacGTATTAAAGTTGAGGAGATTAAGGAGGCTATGTGTAGAATGAGCAGGGGTAGGGAGATCGAGCTAGACAAAATCCTGGTAGAATTTTGGAAGAGCGCGGATAGGGTGGGCTTGGAGTGGCTCACAgagttatttaatgtcatttatgatGAAAAAGATGTTCGAGGAGTGGAAGTGGAGTACGATGATCCCATTGTACAAAAGAAGAGGTGA